The Brassica oleracea var. oleracea cultivar TO1000 chromosome C6, BOL, whole genome shotgun sequence genome includes a region encoding these proteins:
- the LOC106297417 gene encoding uncharacterized protein LOC106297417 yields MSAPAANDVVSFKDRATADQAKPHNDLLVIDLMIQDIDIARVFVDTGCSANIIYKSTLESMEIDLCAVTEGPSLIFGLSGDATMTLGSINLVVKAGRVIKVTKFLLIDRPTSYNAIVGTPWLNSMRAIPTTFHLCLKFPTPRGVKTIQRDRRMSQVCFAAELKRKNFAIKTSHKNKRKLTLDENAPERDSEVFWQSQRAKALEGKREPTCEPVISICLDESSPERCIEIGANLREPLKTELIACLKKNLNAFAWAAEDMPGIDIGITCHDLNNDPTYKPVKQKRRKLGPERATAVNEEVKRLLKIMMNPDDREKTAFITDRGTYCYKVMAFGLRNAGATYQRLVNRIFSEQLGKTMEVYIDDMLVKSLDEHDHVSHLEECFARLNAHNMKLNPAKCRFAVASGEFLGYLVTCRGIEANPTQINMLIEMVSPKTKREVQRLTGRVASLNRFISRSTDRSLPFYDTLKGNKKFEWSEECEKAFQQLKRYLLVANQYSGEYEARDERMDAYLKLIQDLSRDFNHFALTRIPRSENTQVDALAALASSSDSGLRRVIPVEFIEHPSIGPPVFANLI; encoded by the exons ATGTCCGCTCCAGCAGCTAACGATGTCGTTTCTTTCAAGGACCGGGCAACGGCCGATCAGGCCAAACCCCACAACGATCTCCTTGTCATCGATCTGATGATCCAGGACATCGACATAGCGAGAGTGTTTGTCGACACCGGATGCTCAGCCAATATTATCTACAAAAGCACCCTCGAAAGTATGGAGATCGATCTGTGCGCAGTTACGGAAGGACCCAGCCTGATATTCGGACTCTCGGGAGATGCTACTATGACTCTCGGCTCGATCAACCTCGTTGTTAAAGCCGGGAGAGTCATCAAAGTCACAAAATTCTTACTTATCGACCGCCCAACATCGTACAACGCGATCGTCGGTACTCCATGGCTGAATTCCATGCGAGCGATCCCTACGACATTCCATCTGTGCCTTAAGTTTCCAACCCCTCGTGGAGTCAAAACTATACAAAGAGACCGCAGGATGTCCCAAGTATGTTTCGCCGCCGAGTTAAAAAGAAAGAACTTTGCGATCAAAACTTCCCATAAAAATAAAAGAAAGCTGACTCTCGATGAGAACGCCCCGGAACGAGACTCGGAAGTCTTCTGGCAATCTCAAAGGGCCAAAGCCCTAGAAGGGAAACGCGAACCGACTTGCGAACCGGTAATTTCGATCTGCCTCGATGAATCCTCTCCGGAGCGATGCATCGAGATTGGAGCCAACCTTCGCGAGCCACTAAAGACAGAGCTCATCGCCTGTCTCAAAAAGAACCTCAATGCGTTCGCTTGGGCCGCGGAAGATATGCCAGGGATCGATATCGGCATAACGTGTCATGATCTTAACAACGATCCGACCTACAAACCCGTCAAACAAAAAAGGCGGAAGCTAGGACCGGAGCGTGCCACCGCGGTAAATGAGGAAGTCAAAAGACTCCTGAAG ATCATGATGAATCCCGACGATCGTGAGAAAACTGCGTTCATCACCGATCGGGGAACATATTGCTACAAAGTAATGGCTTTCGGTCTCAGGAATGCAGGTGCCACTTACCAGCGACTTGTCAATCGAATTTTCTCCGAACAGCTCGGCAAGACTATGGAGGTATACATCGATGACATGCTCGTAAAGTCTCTTGACGAGCACGACCACGTCTCCCATTTGGAGGAGTGCTTTGCAAGACTTAACGCCCACAACATGAAACTGAACCCTGCAAAGTGTAGATTCGCGGTGGCATCAGGAGAATTTCTCGGGTACCTAGTCACGTGTCGTGGGATCGAAGCCAATCCTACGCAGATAAACATGTTAATAGAGATGGTCTCGCCAAAGACGAAACGGGAAGTCCAAAGGCTAACCGGAAGAGTCGCGTCCTTGAACCGTTTCATCTCGCGCTCGACGGATAGGAGTCTTCCTTTCTACGACACGCTAAAAGGGAATAAGAAGTTCGAATGGTCGGAGGAATGTGAGAAAGCTTTCCAACAGCTAAAACGTTACCTG TTAGTCGCAAATCAGTACAGCGGAGAATACGAAGCGAGGGACGAAAGAATGGATGCATATCTAAAACTCATCCAAGACCTCTCCCGAGACTTCAACCACTTCGCCCTCACTAGGATTCCTCGCTCGGAAAACACTCAGGTGGATGCCTTGGCCGCACTCGCATCAAGTTCGGATTCTGGACTAAGACGAGTAATCCCCGTCGAGTTCATCGAACACCCAAGTATCGGACCACCAGTGTTCGCCAATTTGATTTGA